A part of bacterium genomic DNA contains:
- a CDS encoding ATP-binding protein, with the protein DDAQREAAIRRALWTDTGAGSEILTAAVRSVDQPLGVFAVIRQQDRPFDESERRLLKLVSGQAERIFDRQRALINASRLVTMGKMISEISHDLRKPLTNIRGSLQVLRGRMAADTHTGAILKSTEEEVVRLAALVTELVDFSNPTRYRTDRRDLRPIIFRAVGLVEQFAKKHDIGVEVRIPSVLKPVFCDENQITEALLNILMNAVEAMGKGGTLTVTATAEPAFPSGEEQVHITVADTGPGMGQAELARCFERYFTTKATGTGLGLAIVQRIIQAHDGTITAESSPGQGTQFHIRMPVR; encoded by the coding sequence CCGACGATGCCCAGCGCGAGGCCGCGATCCGTCGGGCGCTCTGGACCGACACCGGCGCCGGCAGCGAAATCCTGACCGCGGCCGTCCGCTCGGTGGACCAGCCGCTGGGCGTCTTCGCGGTGATCCGTCAGCAGGACCGTCCCTTCGACGAAAGCGAGCGGCGTCTGCTCAAACTGGTCAGCGGCCAGGCGGAGCGCATCTTCGACCGCCAGCGCGCCCTGATCAACGCCTCGCGTCTGGTCACCATGGGCAAGATGATCTCGGAGATTTCGCATGATCTGCGCAAGCCGCTGACGAACATTCGCGGCAGTCTCCAGGTCCTGCGCGGACGGATGGCCGCCGACACGCACACCGGCGCGATCCTCAAATCGACCGAGGAGGAAGTGGTCCGGCTGGCGGCACTGGTGACCGAACTGGTGGATTTCTCCAACCCCACCCGCTACCGGACCGACCGCCGCGACCTGCGCCCGATCATCTTTCGCGCGGTGGGGCTGGTCGAACAGTTCGCCAAGAAACACGACATCGGAGTCGAAGTGCGGATTCCCTCGGTGCTCAAACCGGTCTTCTGCGATGAAAACCAGATCACCGAGGCGCTGCTCAACATTCTGATGAACGCGGTCGAGGCGATGGGCAAGGGCGGCACGCTCACGGTCACCGCCACCGCCGAACCGGCCTTCCCCTCCGGCGAGGAGCAGGTCCACATCACCGTCGCCGACACCGGCCCGGGCATGGGCCAGGCCGAACTGGCGCGCTGTTTCGAGCGGTACTTCACCACCAAGGCGACCGGCACCGGGCTGGGGCTGGCGATTGTCCAAAGGATCATCCAGGCGCACGATGGCACCATCACGGCGGAAAGCAGCCCCGGCCAGGGGACGCAATTCCACATCCGCATGCCCGTGCGGTGA